Genomic window (Nitrospinota bacterium):
TCCGGCAACGGGGGAAAAAGCAAATTTCGGAGATCCCGAGGCCCAATTCGAAGTATTCATAGATGACAACATACCAAAGCGGGAGGAGGCAGAGATAGATTCTGTAAAGGATGAGGCGTTTTGAGCAAAAAAATTACGGGGAAGATAAGTCAGATATTCAATTTATTTGGCGAACCTTGCGGTTCTTGATCCTCAATGTAAATAGCTCTTTCTCGGAATCCCCATCAGGAAGAATCGAGGTTTTTCCTGAAACACCAGGATAGCCTTGTAGCGCGTCCAGATGTTTTTTGACCTCGATACGATTGCTTGCACCCTTCAATATGGATTGAATCATTATATTGGCACCGTCATACGCTTGTGCCGAATAAAGGGTTGGATCCTTTCCAAAAGTGGATTTAAAAGCCTCCACAAAATTTTTCACTTCCGCTCTACTGGAATCCATGAAAAATCCATCCACAAACAACCCGTCTCTAATATAACTACCGGCACTTTCAATGAGTTTGGGAGAATTCCACCCGCTACCCCCCAAAAGAGTTACATTGTCAATATTGTAGAAAACCAACTGCGGAACAATCAGCCCAACTTTATCAAAAAAACCGGGAATAAAAATAGCGTCGTATTTCAACTCAAGAGACGCCTTCAAATTTTCAATCTTCTCATTATTCCAATGACCCATATCGACAACCGGTCGCGACAGCCCACCGCCAACGCTCGAATCATCGCCCGGAGTAAAATTATTTTCCTGGATCAGACTTTCCAGCTTGTCATCGGTAACCCCTCCCAATTCCAGAATTTGAGCCTTAAAATCCGTTTGCGTCCGATCGTACGCAACCGTGGTAATCACCTGGCCGCCCAACGATTCAACTTCCTCCTTGAATAGTTTTCGAAACTCAATACCGTAACTTTCCACCGGATAAAGAATTGCAAACCGATTCAAGCCCAGCTCGTTGACGGCATACGCCGCTAGAAATTTGGCCTGAATTTTCCGAGTGAGCGCATTTCTGAATATATAAGGGCTCATCTCCGGGAGACCTTCTGAAGAAGCGGTCGGAGTAAACACGGGAATCTGATACTTGTCAACAAGCGGCACGATCTCCTTGACTTCATCACTCAAAACAGGCCCCAGGATACCAGCCAGTGTGGGGTCCCCTGCCAATTCCTCCATAATGCTGGTTAATGAATCGCCATTAGCTGAATCCTTGACGATGAGCTCAACTTTTTGCTTTCCCTCTGAACCCTGCTGATTGAGAGCCAGCTGAACTCCCTGCAACACCTGTTGGCCCGTGACAGCTCGCCTTCCCGTTAAAGGCAAAATCACTCCCAACCGAATTTTCCCTTTCAGGTTTTTTTCGATATTCTTTATTTGGCGCTCAATTTTTGGTTTTTCAGGATGGTCGGGAAAGCGGCTGGAAAAATCAATGGAAACCGACTTAAACTTATCGATATTGCCATGATTCCTATAAAGGGAAATCAGCTTCAGAAAAATAAGGTCTGCAGGAAATCCAGTTTTATATTTTCCTCTCAGGGATAAGAGAGTTTCTTCGGAAAGTTTGTCATCAATGATCTTCTCAATTTCTTCGCGTGCGAATTCTATAATTTCATTATTTTGCTTTTGCTCATAAACCTGAACCAGCTTGTCCAGAGCGTTGGCATAATCGAATTTTCGCTCATCGAGTTTACCAAGGTGGAATAAAGCCTTCCACCGCAGCTTGATATCTGGATGCGTTTCGGCCACCTTCCGAAAAAATCGTTCCGCTTCGGAATTTTGGCCCAATTCAAAATAACATTCGCCCATAAGATAAATAACCGTATTCATGAGCGAACTTCTGGGGAAATCTTTAATTAAAATTTGATAGTATCGCAAAGCCGTGGCAAACGATCCCATCTTCTGATCCAATTGCCCCAGCCGAAATAGCGCCCTATAGGCCATCACTCCAGAAGAATGGCGGCTGTAGGAATCCTCATAAAGAGGTCGGGCTTTATCAAAATTTCCGGCATGAAAATAAGACTCGGCCCTTTGAAACGGATCATTGTAAACGGGCTTGTTTTTGTTGGGGTCCGCAGACAATGAAGGAGGTGCAAAAAACCAGATCAGGCAGGAAGTAGTCAGAAAAAAAACGACTCTTCCCCAAGGGACAATTTTAAAAATAAATTTCCTTTTACCAGGGTCATCCATAACAGTCGTGGACCACAAAAATTTCGTGAAGTTCTTCAGTAAGTCATCATCCCGCAGAGGCTCGGTTTAAAGTAATAGAAAGAAATCAATCGTCGGCTTCTTCCTTGCCCTTGAGTTTGTGTTTTTGGATACGATACCGCATGGATCGAAAGCTTAAATTAAGTTGCTTGGCCGCTTTGTTAATGATCCCGTTGGACTGGTCCAAAGCGCCCAGGAGCATTTTCTTTTCGATCTGATCCAGAGTTTTCTCCAAATCAACCGGCTGATCGCTCGGCGGCAAAACCACATCAGAAGCCGATTCCTTATTTCCGGAAATTCCTCCGGGCAGGCTGGACACTTGAATCATGTCCTCCACTTCCAGGACAACCGCCCGTTCAATCACATTCTCCAACTCCCTGACATTCCCCGGCCAGGAATAATTTTCCATCAAACTCAATACATCCGAATGAACGCCTTGAATTTTGTTATCTCCCTGACGCTCCTCGTTGTATTTTTTTACAAAATGGTCGACCAGCAGGGGAATATCTTCTTTCCTCTCCCGTAAGGGTGGAAGCTCAATGGGTATGACATTCAACCGGTAATATAAATCTTCTCGAAAAGTTTTATTTTTAACCGCTTTGGTCAAATCCAAATTGGACGCGGCGATGATTCTCAAATCAATGCCAATGGTTTTGGTTCCACCCACCCGCATAATTTCCTTTTCCTGTAAAACCCGAAGCAATTTCACCTGGATGCTCAAGGGAGCTTCACCCACTTCATCGAGAAAAAATGAGCCCTTACTGGCAGACTCCATCAAGCCGACTTTAGTGGCGTCGGCGCTGGTAAAAGCTCCCTTTTCGTGCCCGAACAATTCACTCTCCAGCAGGCTTTCAGGGACCGCCCCGCAGTTTATGGAGATAAAAGGATAGTTTTTTCGGGTTCCGTTAAAATGAATCGCCTTGGCGACAAGTTCTTTCCCCGTGCCGCTCTCCCCGCCAATCAATACCGTGGCATTACTAGCAGCCACTTTTTCTATCAGCTTGAAAACATTCTTCATGACTGAGCTTTTGCCAATAAAATTGGTAAACCCGTATTTGTCATTTAGAGCGGATTTTAAATACTGATTTTCATCGGAAAGGGTTTTCTTTTCGATCGCGTTTTTGATGATGAGTTGCAGGTCTTCAATTTTAAAAGGCTTGGAAATATAATCGTAGGCGCCTTTTTTCATGGCCTCGACCGCCGTTTCGGCAGAGGCGTAGGCGGTCATCAACAGGACCGGGATGGCGGGATTATGCACCTTGACCGCCTCCAGCACTTCGATGCCGTTGGCTCCCTTCATGCGAAAATCCGTAATGACCAGGTCGAACGCACTTTCCTGCACTAACTTTACGGCCTTCTCTCCACTGCTCGCGGTTTGCACTTCGTAGCCCTCATTCTCCAGCATGATGGTGAGGAAATCGCGCAAACTCTTTTCATCATCTACAACAAGAATAGATTTCATATTAAAAATTTACTCTGTATATAAGAACAAATCAAGTTCTTGAGAGGGAGGAGCAGGGTCCTGAATGCATCAAGACCCGCTTTTTTATTGGTTTCCAAAGGTGTCGGAAAATATTTTCAAACGCAAGGCATTGAGGCG
Coding sequences:
- a CDS encoding sigma-54 dependent transcriptional regulator, coding for MKSILVVDDEKSLRDFLTIMLENEGYEVQTASSGEKAVKLVQESAFDLVITDFRMKGANGIEVLEAVKVHNPAIPVLLMTAYASAETAVEAMKKGAYDYISKPFKIEDLQLIIKNAIEKKTLSDENQYLKSALNDKYGFTNFIGKSSVMKNVFKLIEKVAASNATVLIGGESGTGKELVAKAIHFNGTRKNYPFISINCGAVPESLLESELFGHEKGAFTSADATKVGLMESASKGSFFLDEVGEAPLSIQVKLLRVLQEKEIMRVGGTKTIGIDLRIIAASNLDLTKAVKNKTFREDLYYRLNVIPIELPPLRERKEDIPLLVDHFVKKYNEERQGDNKIQGVHSDVLSLMENYSWPGNVRELENVIERAVVLEVEDMIQVSSLPGGISGNKESASDVVLPPSDQPVDLEKTLDQIEKKMLLGALDQSNGIINKAAKQLNLSFRSMRYRIQKHKLKGKEEADD
- a CDS encoding penicillin-binding protein activator, with translation MWSTTVMDDPGKRKFIFKIVPWGRVVFFLTTSCLIWFFAPPSLSADPNKNKPVYNDPFQRAESYFHAGNFDKARPLYEDSYSRHSSGVMAYRALFRLGQLDQKMGSFATALRYYQILIKDFPRSSLMNTVIYLMGECYFELGQNSEAERFFRKVAETHPDIKLRWKALFHLGKLDERKFDYANALDKLVQVYEQKQNNEIIEFAREEIEKIIDDKLSEETLLSLRGKYKTGFPADLIFLKLISLYRNHGNIDKFKSVSIDFSSRFPDHPEKPKIERQIKNIEKNLKGKIRLGVILPLTGRRAVTGQQVLQGVQLALNQQGSEGKQKVELIVKDSANGDSLTSIMEELAGDPTLAGILGPVLSDEVKEIVPLVDKYQIPVFTPTASSEGLPEMSPYIFRNALTRKIQAKFLAAYAVNELGLNRFAILYPVESYGIEFRKLFKEEVESLGGQVITTVAYDRTQTDFKAQILELGGVTDDKLESLIQENNFTPGDDSSVGGGLSRPVVDMGHWNNEKIENLKASLELKYDAIFIPGFFDKVGLIVPQLVFYNIDNVTLLGGSGWNSPKLIESAGSYIRDGLFVDGFFMDSSRAEVKNFVEAFKSTFGKDPTLYSAQAYDGANIMIQSILKGASNRIEVKKHLDALQGYPGVSGKTSILPDGDSEKELFTLRIKNRKVRQIN